A single region of the Metarhizium brunneum chromosome 6, complete sequence genome encodes:
- the SUR1_0 gene encoding Mannosyl phosphorylinositol ceramide synthase SUR1 gives MPLHSPLRPPTSRSRPIFYVIPVILFIAVLLFQDVIYQTWALISLNMHWRANAADFILSAERDHFDVTFANYTRNQRTAGEPYQDVVPPVLHHIALGTRREDWRPQWEEALQSCVDLHPDWETRLWTDDDAVAFIEQKFPELKDMWDSYPYAIERIDALRYMILYEIGGAILDLDVRCRRALGPLRRFGFVAPEAHPTGFSISFLMASRHNPFVGTILDNLPAFNRRWFGLPYAAVMFSTGGHFASVLHTLQPSRKDYKILPGPLHSLNGRVVTPLFEHLGSSSWHSYDAQLITMLGHAHLMPIFFGVGIALALYVRRRIIIRRLRLS, from the coding sequence ATGCCCCTACACAGCCCCCTTCGACCACCCACATCCAGATCTCGGCCGATTTTCTACGTAATACCCGTAATCCTCTTTATTGCCGTATTACTCTTTCAGGATGTCATCTACCAGACATGGGCGCTCATATCGCTGAACATGCACTGGCGCGCCAACGCGGCCGACTTTATTCTTTCCGCCGAGCGCGACCACTTTGACGTTACTTTTGCCAATTACACACGCAACCAACGTACCGCGGGCGAGCCGTACCAGGATGTCGTGCCCCCCGTGCTGCACCATATCGCCCTGGGCACCAGGAGGGAGGACTGGCGACCTCAGTGGGAAGAGGCGCTGCAGAGCTGTGTCGATTTACACCCCGACTGGGAGACGCGACTGTGGACagatgacgacgccgtcgcctTCATTGAGCAGAAGTTCCCAGAGTTGAAGGACATGTGGGACAGCTACCCGTACGCGATTGAGCGGATTGACGCCCTGCGATACATGATTCTGTACGAAATCGGCGGCGCCATTCTCGACCTGGACGTGCGATGTAGACGCGCCCTCGGACCGCTCAGGCGCTTCGGCTTTGTCGCGCCAGAGGCGCACCCGACGGGCTTCTCAATCAGTTTCCTCATGGCGAGCAGGCATAATCCGTTTGTCGGCACCATCCTCGACAACCTGCCGGCCTTTAACAGGCGGTGGTTCGGGCTGCCCtacgccgccgtcatgttcAGCACCGGCGGCCACTTCGCATCTGTCCTGCACACGCTGCAGCCCAGCCGAAAGGACTACAAGATCCTCCCCGGCCCTCTTCACAGCCTCAACGGCCGAGTCGTGACCCCCCTCTTCGAGCACCTGGGCAGCTCGTCGTGGCACTCGTACGATGCGCAGCTCATCACCATGTTGGGCCACGCCCACCTGAtgcccatcttcttcggGGTAGGCATTGCGCTGGCGTTGTATGTCAGGAGGCGGATCATTATCCGGCGCTTACGCCTATCTTGA
- the adv-1 gene encoding Transcriptional regulatory protein pro1 encodes MCTACKHLGLLCEYKRPIWWSNNDARRQQKDDIKGIIKRKKLAEKTSSSVHTSVSPPPGLSHSVPTSATFSDPMDRTRSASIDSHYSDGFNFNSPPNGTEFTAYNAQLHPDYVFNGYSPYEVDVKTERQMFVNDVPTLRESHVATFSTYQTPPPPGTILPSGQFENGWTEHIRQERRESMAEEALNVNFFDFAHGSQNGSKQFRIELEESDQLLLDHFIQYVLPIIFPILESNQHGSVGSDLILPALQSNGVFLNCCLSIAAQHLKTHANLPAEDIDEDIMKHRYATIFSLCESLKRDENHQQILEATLGLIFFQCIVGRFDDGLLDIAWHQHFQAAISLVQKLDLPRLVSDPAGQVGPTPFNMTLTAWIDILGATMQGTSPTFAHTYREKHLSPVNSQLGLRELMGCEDRVMYLISEIACLDSLKKDGMDDYTLCQHVSALGEQLTLTEVGDTGPKMPFNASGILSPKQLCKNITSAFRIAARIYLCSLIPGFSPSQPSPRALIEKLTTTLQFIPSGPQGYDRSLVWVYLIAGSVSLPGSNFRSFFEERVALLGHDAMCGAFGRMVTVVREVWRRTESLTQVATPGSCSSEIMQPYVNWRDIMQEKGWDFLLI; translated from the coding sequence ATGTGCACTGCCTGCAAACACCTTGGGCTACTATGCGAATACAAGCGACCCATCTGGTGGAGCAACAATGATGCTCGAAGACAGCAAAAGGATGACATCAAAGGCATCATCAAGCGCAAGAAGCTGGCAGAAAAGACTTCCAGCTCAGTTCACACCTCTGTCAGCCCGCCTCCGGGCTTGTCGCATTCGGTGCCTACATCGGCCACATTCTCGGACCCCATGGATCGCACAAGGTCTGCTTCCATCGACTCCCATTACTCTGATGGCTTCAACTTTAACAGCCCGCCCAATGGAACCGAGTTTACCGCGTACAACGCCCAACTACACCCCGACTACGTCTTCAATGGCTACTCTCCATATGAAGTTGATGTCAAGACGGAGCGACAAATGTTTGTCAATGATGTTCCCACGCTCAGGGAGTCCCATGTGGCCACGTTCAGCACTTACCAgactccccctcctcctggAACCATTCTACCGTCTGGCCAATTCGAGAACGGATGGACCGAGCACATTCGACAAGAGCGACGGGAGTCGATGGCCGAGGAGGCACTCAATGTCAACTTCTTTGACTTTGCGCACGGCTCACAAAACGGATCAAAGCAATTCAGAATTGAGCTGGAGGAAAGCGATCAGCTTCTACTGGACCACTTCATCCAATATGTTTtgcccatcatcttcccTATCCTGGAGTCAAACCAGCACGGGTCGGTCGGCTCCGACTTGATTCTTCCTGCCCTGCAGTCCAACGGTGTCTTTCTTAACTGCTGCCTTAGTATTGCCGCCCAGCACCTCAAGACCCACGCCAACCTGCCTGCCGAGGACATTGATGAGGATATCATGAAGCACCGTTATGCCACCATCTTTTCGCTTTGCGAGTCGCTGAAGCGTGACGAGAACCACCAGCAGATCCTAGAAGCTACTCTGGGCCTCATCTTTTTCCAGTGCATCGTTGGCCGCTTTGATGATGGCCTTTTGGATATCGCCTGGCACCAGCACTTCCAGGCTGCCATCAGCCTTGTCCAGAAGCTCGACCTTCCCCGGCTCGTGTCCGACCCTGCTGGCCAGGTTGGACCGACTCCCTTCAACATGACATTGACGGCCTGGATTGACATTCTCGGCGCCACCATGCAGGGGACCTCGCCTACCTTTGCTCACACATACCGGGAAAAGCACCTGTCTCCTGTCAACTCCCAGCTCGGGCTCCGCGAGCTCATGGGCTGCGAGGACCGGGTCATGTACCTCATCTCTGAGATTGCCTGCCTCGACTCCCTCAAAAAGGACGGCATGGACGACTACACTCTCTGCCAACACGTCTCCGCTTTGGGAGAGCAGCTCACTCTCACCGAAGTCGGCGATACCGGCCCCAAGATGCCCTTTAATGCCAGTGGCATCTTGTCACCCAAGCAGCTCTGCAAGAATATTACCTCGGCTTTCCGAATTGCTGCTCGAATCTATCTCTGCAGCTTAATTCCTGGCTTCAGCCCAAGCCAACCTTCTCCTCGAGCTTTAATTGAGAAATTGACGACCACACTTCAATTCATCCCCTCTGGACCACAGGGATACGATCGCAGCCTTGTCTGGGTCTACCTCATTGCTGGGTCCGTAAGCTTGCCTGGAAGCAACTTCCGATCTTTCTTCGAAGAGCGCGTCGCTCTGCTTGGTCATGACGCCATGTGCGGCGCTTTCGGCCGTATGGTGACGGTCGTCAGAGAAGTATGGAGACGAACTGAGAGCTTGACCCAGGTTGCGACTCCTGGATCATGCTCGTCTGAGATTATGCAGCCGTACGTCAACTGGCGTGACATCATGCAAGAAAAGGGCTGGGACTTCTTGTTGATTTAA